The sequence below is a genomic window from Lolium perenne isolate Kyuss_39 chromosome 7, Kyuss_2.0, whole genome shotgun sequence.
GACAAATCAGAGTTTTAATCGTGCGGATCTCGGCCAGTCAAAGGTTAACTTGTAGTGCTCCCTCCGATTTAAATTAATCGATTCTACTTTATCTAGTTAATAAAAGCatttagatacatctatatttagATAAAATAAAATTAATTAATTTGAATTGGAGAAAGTACTACTAAATATATGTCATGCAGGTTCACGAGACCAAAGTTTCTCGCCATTGTCAGCGTCCTCTTGGTTAGAGGAAAAGGGCGGCAATAAATCGGTGCGGCAcatgttagtcaacaaacaaacaaacattgCACATGGCAAAAATTGAAATCACTTAATTTCAAATGAAGGAAATACCTACCACTCGCATTCGTCACCTCCGACCAACCGGCTCGGTGTCTAGACACTGAAATGTGTCGAGATAAAGCcaaaggtgtgagatatatggtATGTTTGGTAGGCTGGACTTGTCTTGGCTCGCAACAGGCTAGCAAAAATTGCTCGTTTGATTTCCTAGGCTCAACCACATTGTTGCACGAATCGGATATTAAAACACCCTCGAGACAGGTTAGATCGGTTGTTTCCAGCGGTCACTCCTCTGCTAGATGGATGCAACGTGTGGTTGTGGACTTACGCTCACTCatcaaatcaacacaaacatACTTCAAATCAAAATAAGTTGTACATGAAAAATATGCGTGCCAATGATATGAATCAATTCTAACAATCGATTTCGAGTTTTGTCAGTCGTAAATCGTTAATTTTATGTATAAAATTTTGAGCGAATTTTACCAAATTCATCGCATATCGTTGAAATTTCTTTTAAAAAGTAGGTTCACCTCATCGTTCCGCGTCATTCCGCGTGACTTTGTGGGCTAGAAGGTTTTAATGAGACGACATGTTGATCTTACTATATGGCGGTTTATTTCAAAACAAAATCCTTTTTTTCGATGGGCAGGTGCGTGCGTGCCATTGCGCTGGCATGCGGCCTGCCGCCCCGACCAGCTCAAAGGACAACGGTAGTAATTGGCGACTTGACCACCCGTGCATGGATATGCGTGCGTTGCTATCCAGTACTGTATTTCCGTGCCTCCTGATCCGATCCCTTCTattaattcgcaaaaaaaaaaaagatccgATCCCTTCTACTACGTATTGAGAAGCTTCAGAGTTTATCTCAAATTCCAATTTGACGGCAGCTAAACCTGTGTTGGTTTGCTGCGATGCCCATCATGCACGCCACGCCAGCTTACGCCTACACGTCGGAGTCAAGTGAAGGGAAAAAATGCACATGTTTCTTTCATGCCGTTTAGCATCTTCCCCTTCAAAACTAGTTCTCGGTCGGTAGGTTGGTCGGTCATCACGGAGAGTCGGTCGCTGTCGCGGGAAATAAATTTGGTGCACATCTTTACGGTCCAGGCGCTAGCACTAGCAGCACGTTTTGAACGCGGTCGCCCGCCATGATCCCCTGAGTCCAAGATCGTACGCAAACGCAAATAAGCAAGGACGTGGAGCTGGAGCTTGTTTATATCGCGATAGCCATGCGCTTGTACAGTACAATCTTGGCGGTGGATTTCACCGTAGGGAATGAACCTCGTACATGCATGCATCTGCCAATGCCCGCACCCAGGCCGCATGTGAAGGAACGCACGGCGCCTGATACGGACGGATCCGCTCGTCGGCATATTACTAGTAGCTTGCGCTTAggacatctccagcggcgcgacgcaaatggacgctgagtttcgtccgccgtgattggaaatgcgtctgggccctGCTCTAGCGGGACGACGCAAagcgaccgggccgtccgcggagacacaaacctggcccaaatatgcgccaggtttgcgtctccgcggacgctccacGGTCGCGCCGAGTGTCCATCGAAAAAGAGgtaggacccgcgcgtcagtggcAGGGAGGCTGATATTATTCCCGCCAGTGGCCATTTCCCGCGCGAAATATcaaactagaccggcgcgagcagtccataagcgatggacgtcctcgccgccgcagccaccgccatggatgcggagcaaaccctcgcacccgggccgcccacactcccccgtagccacgaccatagccacaatggagggtgcagctccggcggaagcaaagcgggccgccaccggcggcggccgggaggcaaagccAAAGGCgacaaagaaggtgctctccaaGGAGGAGAAAATCATCGAGACCGTGAAGCGTCGTGGCGGGCGCAAGAACCAGAAGAACAAGATTTccgcggccgccaaccagcaggcctggcagatgcagatcaaagccggcgtcgcgcaagtagccctccatccgagCTTAGCGGAAGGTTACATGctcgtcaagagagaggggaTCACCGGCGCGCTCCTCCGGCCTcgtcggtgagctcggtaagttcccagctgcatcctggaactcccgctcccttgcgGTCCAACCGGCGTCGCGGTTCACCTCCGGCGTGCCGCCGGTGCAGTTGACCGGGGTGCCGGATCAGTTCAACGGGGCAgcggttcccgacctcaaccggacgcctagaagcggtgactcctgcccgggcgcgacacacaagacgcgccaggtgccggaggagagcatgccacagccccgcatcctgttcgacgaaatggcgccGCCTACCCCGACGATGGACGATATGGTACGTGAGCTCTCTCAATGTGTGCGACTGCCGTGTATCATGCGTCTGACGTCCGTTCATCGTAGGCCTATTGGAAGGACCACCATGAGATAGACATCCAGGCCTTGATCTTCAGCGGCGGCTTCGTTGGCGATGAGCGGGCCGGGACAGGCCCGCATGATGACTGGGCACCAACGCAAGACGCGGAGGACATCGAAACCGCACGGCTGTTCGCCACCCAGCAGACGCAGCCAACACCTGTGTCCGTCGATGACTGCGACGACGCGCCAACACAGCCTGTCCCCACGGACATTGCTACcaagaagaagggggagagccGCAGGACACAAGGCTTCGTGGACGACGAGGACAAGTGTTTGTGCGAAGCGTGGCTGGCAACGAGCCATGCCTGTATTAATGGCATGCagcaaaagggcaaggtctatTAGGCCAAGGTCTTGCAGCAGTAGAACGAGACCAAGATGCACCCGCCCTATCATATCCCAAGTCCTCGGACGGAAGAGTCCCTCCGAAAAAGATagaactacatcaaacaagagacaagcaagttctgctcGGCGATCGAACATGCTAAGAACAACCCCGTAAGCGGCGCTGGCGTCGTTTCAGGGGTAAAAACGAtacaaccatcatcattctaCACTACTTGCATCATTTGATGTACATCATTGGCGgctatgattgcaggtatcccgcgcCTTGGAGAAGTTCAGGGTGACGCATAAGAAGGGCTTCCCTATGGTCCATTGTTGGGATGTGCTCAAGGACGCCAACAAGTGGATGACAAGCTTTGCGTCCTAAAACGAAGCTGTGAGGAATGGGACAACGGTCAACCTCGACGGCGAAGATGACGATCAAGGCCGTCCAACCCTTCCACCTCGTCCccgaggccataaggctaccaaggccgatctagCCCGGGAGGCGCAGACCATTGCGTTCACCTagagcatggagaagataatggTCGGGAATCTTGCCGCCttggctgctagggacgagaagaggcgtctgTAAAAAGAGGCTGCAACTGCCATCTACCACAACCTCGCGAAGGAGGTAATTGAGGTCCAAAGGATGGACGtcgaggccaaaaaggcagaTGCCGAGGCCAAATTGCGTGACGCCGAGGCGAGGAGGATGGACGCCGAGGCCAAGACCCGTGCAGAAGACATAAGGATCATGCTTGCCGActtgagcggtgtcgacgatgacaccCGGGCGGATGCCTGATCGCCATCGCCATGCGCCCAtcaccttggcctccttttggactttttGTTTATTGTtgttcaggccttgttgtgccccttttgctcCACTTTGCGTCGTACCttgtgcaaagtgtgatgaacatATTGCATACCTCAATTTGTGGCTGTAATTTCGTGCAAATTTTAGGCTACAATCTCTTTTTTGAATCTGGCCTGCGCCGAAAATGTGTCGCCCCGATGGAGCcagccccagacgcaaacgggcgCGCGGCCATTTGCCCGTCCGCCaggagacgcaaacggacgcccgcggACATTTTGGGCGTCTGAAATGCGTCgtgccgttggagatgccctttcgCATCCAGCACAACAATGATGTTGCAGTTATTTTTAGGGTGCGTTGCAGTTAATAAAGGAGGCCATGTACGCAGCTTCGAGTAGTAACATGGCTTCTCTATTTTTAACGGGGAAGAAGCCCGGACGCCTCATAAGGTGTATTAATCGGTGCGATAATTTAAAAAGAGGGCCTCGCGAAAAAAAAATCCTGACTTTTGCAAGAAAGACCACTTCTGAAAATTGTAAAGCACACAATCATACCCTTTTTCCCGTCAGAGTTCACGCAGGAACCCGAGCCACTGCCGTCGTAGGTCGGTGACATCAGGGACTACACACCACTTTGGTCATTCTCATCGTGGTGCGCCCTGACAGAAGAGCCTCCAGATAGGCACAACAGCCTTGAGGAAACAATTCAGAGTGATCAATACTAGACACGAAACACGTCGTCAATCTTGGCCTTCGTGGATGAACTCTGCACGAACTAGTCCCGAAACCCCTTGCCTCCAAATCCATTCCCCACCTTCCGCCACTGTGCGAGATGGAGCGGACGGAGAAGGAGGGAGAGCCCCGAATTTGACCTCCAGATTTGGAGGCTACACATCGAACTTATTCAACATGGATGATGCAAACAAACCTCTTCCCATCTCCGGCTAAGACATACGGAACGCCATGGCAAGGAGCCAAGGAGAAGTACCGATGTTGGCCACAGCTTTGGATGCATCCATGACCCAAATCCCCTTCGCATAACGCCAAAATCTACTAGGAGAACAAACTGAAACCCTAAACTACTATGTATAGAGGAGGTCTAGTCTGCCCTCCCTTCTCGCACTTACTCCGGTTGGTGAGGCCACCAAAGGAGGGGAAGTGGGAAGAGGACGAGGAAGGGCAATGAGAGCATCGCTGCCACCGCACTTCACCATCTCCGCCACCGCTAGCCCCAATCGAACCGTCATCCATCGCCACTCATGGGTGGCGTCGCTCCCGGGCCGTCTTGCCACCACACCCTTCTCTAATCCTCTACTCCACCCCCATACCATCCCTCCAACCTCCCCATGGGGAACTTCTTCTCCGGTGGCAGCAACAAGCACCCCCCTAAGGCCCTAAGTCGCCAGCACCCGCAACCCACAAACCCTAAGTTTTGAGGCTCGCTCCGCCGCCTTTGCCGCTGCCGCTCACGACGGTTTGGGATCAACATGTAGGCAGCCAGAGAGGAGGTCGGTGTATCTCATCCCGATCTTCGATGAGACTACAGCTTGTTTATGATCACCGACCTCCGCTCTCCATCCCCGCACCGAcaccacacacactctctctctctcgctctctctctctctctggaaATGGGAAGGAAACGCCACGATGACCCTTTCGCGTGAACATATAAGGTTGGGAGTAGTCATGGAGTTTAGTAGAGAGAGAAGGAAAGATCCCACCACTTAGGATATCTCACACACGCGACTCCGTGGCACCATGGCAACAGTTACCTGGAAAGGAGCACCTTGGTCCCGCCAGCATGTTACAGAAAACTCTAGTATAAAAAGCTTTGCTCGTCTTCGATGATGGAGAAGCGAGGACGACATCATGCCTTTAGCTCACTTCAGGATATGTTTGGTAGCCTGGGCCTGATTTAGGACTCACTGGTGCAGTGGTGCGAGGTCACTTGCCATCTGAAACGAGCCACGGTCCATAATTGACCTGTTGTTTTGTAGGTCAGGCTGCATGGTTTGGGCAAAAAAGGCTCTTTTGTTTTTTTGCGTGCCGCCAACCCcaaatgtcgatggagatgaaacTACACATGTTTGGTACCATCCAGGCAAGCATAAGGTCACCTCTTCTCTACAATGGGTGACCTTACCATTCTATCACCTCCCATCACAGAGAAATCACAGTTCATCAGTTGCACACTTATGAAGCTAGCAGTTCACGAATTCAGCCCTAGATACTATGAATTGTAGTTCATAACGACATTCCCTAGCTACAACGAACCGTCAGTTTATCATCACAGGGTAGTTCAACATACGGGGATCAAAGAGGGGTTCAAGAAATGGGGGATAAAAGGGGGTTCTTCTTCTGcacttcttcttcacttcttcattTCTTCACTTGTTCTTCTCCTTCTCACATGGTGGTGTGGCCTCCAGCTTCCCACATTGTGTTTGCCCAATTGAGCCTCTTCTCCGTCCAAGCTTCATTGTCGCCTGCCTCCACACCATGGCCAGTCTGAACTTCATCAAAAGTGTCATTCTCTTCGAAGAAGTCATCCTCGCTCCAACCTAGGACCCAGTTGTGAAGAATGCAACAAGCAAGGACCAGCTTCAATTGAGTGTCAAAAGTGTGGAACAGTTTCTGGTCAAGGACCTTGAACGTGTTCTTCAATGCAACAAAGGCCCTCTCAATGGTGACTCGAAGGCTTGAGTGTCTCAAATTGAATAACTCTTTTGCATTCTGAGGCCGGTTCCTTGCAATAAACTCGTTGAGGTGATACTTTGTTTTGCTGAAGGGAGGTAGAATATCAGGTCAGCATGCATTCCAACATCTCCAAGGTAGAACTTACCTTCAGGGATTTGCAACCCATCAGGCCTTGACAACCTATCGGACAACATGATTTTGTACTCACACTGAAATACGGGAACCACCTGTAGCTGTTCTTGATCTTGGGTGGTGTGTTGTTTGATGTTGGCTTGATCATTTCACCTCTGAGCTCCCCAACTGCTGGAAATGCCGAGAGATAGTCTTTGTGGATCGCATGAATGTGTTATGGATGACTCTGAACATCTGGTTATGACCCATTACGTGAAGAAACATTGCGGCTTATTCTTCGGAAGAGGTGTGGATGCTATGAACTAGTAGTCCTCTCTCCTTGAACGTTTTCGCAAGTGCATAGAAAGAGGCTCTTCTCATCCGAACCATTTAGCTAGTCTGTACATCGTTGCAGCTGTAGATGTAGTTTAGGTTGACCATCCTCTCCGATCTCGTTGTAACAAAGGACCGTAGATGATAGGAGGAAAAGCAGCACGCCTAACTCACTACAACAAAAAAGGCACGCGGAGACGCACAACTTAGGTGCTAAACACGCTTTATAACATCCCTACACCAATATAGAGCCGCTTTTGTAAAACGTCCTAGAAACGTCTCCTTATGCACCGTCTCAGGATCCATAAGGACGCATTGGAAGCGTGTCTAGGAGACATGAGACGTTTAAAAAGCGTGTATATCCATGTTGAGACGTTGTATTAAATGCCCTCCTATATCGTCTCTAAAACAGATAATGACGTCCTTACGGATCTTAGGACGTTATCTTTTTTCCACAAAAATGATTTTTTTCTTGTCGCAATTAGTTTCTCGCTTCATATAAAGATAATCATATCTTCGTGCTATCATGGACAATATACACGGCAGAAAAGCATATTGCATTATTTAGAACATGTTAAGTTTATTTCCGAGAGCAACAATACTTTACAATTTAACTGTACATTTGTCGAAGAATTACAACTTGGCTAGACAAAATCCTCAAAATATTTATACATACGTTTTCTTCTAACTAGTTCGAAAACAGTCTATAAGCTTGTTATGGAGAAACTGGTACATCGTCTTCCCATTGCTACTACTGTAGATTTGCCTTGTAACCTCCGATTGTTTTGCTTGAATAATCTTCACAAAAAATTAGCTGTACACAAAGTCAACTGATAGATAGATAAGTTAACTGGTAATAAATTTCAATAGCAACTTCTAATTTCCACATGCACAAATGAAGCACATACAACCGGTATTTTACCATCAGGAGTAGTATCCGTATATTGGAGCACCATCTCTTCACATTGCAATTTCATCTTCTTTTTTGGATAAATCTACAGACCTACTGCAAGAAAAACAATTATTAAACTATCGTGTAGATATATGCTCATAAAACCATTGCTAACAACAATGGTATTTAACATTACAAAGTATGATGTGGCTGAATATGTGACAACGTAAGAGATGTCAGCTACAAAATACGCTTAACAACTGTCTGAAAATATATTACATACATATAGTTCTTTTTAACAGCAATCTAGTACCACGCTCTTTCAGAAACATAGAGTGCTTGACTGCTTGTGTAGAAAACAGAAAAAATTAGCTCTTACTGAAGACCGCACTAAGGATCCAGTGTGAAGTATGTTTGCCGAATCAAATCTAAGTTGCAGGACAGAGCTGTACTTGATTTTGTTGTTGGCTAAATAAGTAAGTCTTCATAAGATTATGCATGTGCTTGCACCGTTGTTTGATCAAACAGACTTACCTGGCATTAGCTTGTACGAGTGCAGTATGTTGAAGGACTAAGTCTTGATGCCACAGTATTTTGCTTATATCAGGCACTCACAACAAAATCGACGTGCAATAGTCCTGAAAAAATTGAAAAGCGACAAAAGATTTTACTTTCGCTCAGATCCAATCTAATTATCTATTAACAAGAAAAGCAAATGAAAACAATGCGTGCGtgtactttcattcaatttggagaAGAAGCTATACATATACCAAAATGTTGCGGTCGTACAGAAGAGCAGGCGAAATCGTATTACAAGAATCGAGATATGAAGTACAAAAAAACTTTTTtttagaacacagtacaacgcagacgctcacaaacacgcacgtacaaacacccctatgaacgcacgcacaccctacccctatgagcaccttcgagGGACTGAGCTGGCatatcttgagattgacgaagtcaccactggcgcctcgctgttgacgggcatgtcacctaccactgaaagcatatcgccggttaaatcctggaataaatccaggtaaatgcaaacacccatgccaagtctaggacttgaacctgggtgggctggttccaccacaagggacctaaccaccagagcgAGGCTCTGTCTGCAGTACAAAAAACCTTTGTTACTGTTGCTTTGTCATTTTACTCTGTTTCCGGCTGCAGCCACATCCGCATGCCAGATTAATTGCTGCCGCTACATAAGAGGTCTGAGATCCGCACAAGAAAAAGCAGGAAAATCACAGATTAGAAATAAGAGAGCGGGGAAGGAGGGTGGATGCGGTTGATTACCTGGGGCCTGCCTCAAAATCGCGCGCCGGCAGTGGACTAATGGGGCGAGGTAGCGTGCTTAGTGAAATGGATTTTTGGCGATAGTAGGAGCCCTCCGGGGCGATCTCGCCAGCGATGCGCCGGGACGGCAAATGGCGGCGGCAGCCTCAGATCTCTCGCTGTTTTTTCTTCGAAGGGGACTTGGTCTTTTTTTTAGAGGGTTTAGGGGGTCGGGTGGGAGGTTAGGGTTGGCACCCACGGATAGACTGTCTAGCTCAAGGGAGTAGAGACGACACGTACAATGTCTCAAAAAGCGTCTTTATGAACAACACTAATTTTCACGTACAGACGAATTAGAAAGCGTCAAAGTTTGAACGTCTTTACGCGAATCCCCTGCCTAGCAATCGCTCGCTTGAGCGATCGGTTTTTGTCGGCGCGGAGCGCTCGCGCGAAAGCGCGAGTCAATTCCCTTTTTATCACGTTGTGTTTTAATTGTGTTCACACGTGTTCACACTAACAACTTGTATTACTACTTGGCAAGTTGCATGTAGCCAAGAGCGTTCACACTACATGCATGCAAATGCAGAGAGCATCCCATGGATTTGCATTTAATGAGTCAACTTTTCAGCACACTTTTATAAGTTGTTGCATGCATACACATATCATCTCACTCTTTTTTCTTCAGCACGTGGCAGACTCTCAATTctctttttgcaattcccttttgggttttattttcgtacggtaattcatatttaatggggtccttttgcaattctctttttcgggccagtggtttttaagggggaaaataacgggtggaaagatccacttgcaactcaaatgaactaccacttgctactcaaattaagtactgttttaagttgtaagctaacaaaagttgctaaaatatttctaaatgaaattaacttttttgggttgctaggtatttatattaccgttgataaataacagggcaccgggttgataacttctaatcaaaaaaagagtcgctacatattttaaattaaattaaattttgAGGGTTGatttttatttatatttaccattgataaatagcgggtcaccgggttgatagcttgtaaactaaaagagagtcgctaaaatattctaaatgaaatactttttagggttattatttatttatatttaccgttgatgaataacgaggcaccaggttgataacttgtaaaataaaaaaaaatgttcgctaaaatattttaaatggaatactttttagggttggtagttatttataattaccattgataaataacggggcaccggtttgataacttgtaaactaaaaagagcCGTCAAAATATTCGAAATAAAATtagatttttagggttggtagttatttatatttactgttgataaataacaggacaccgggttgatagctcctAAACTAAAAAAATCGCTAAAATGtttcaaataaaattaactttggggttgataattttatacatgttaccgttgatcactcaagtatggagggttgattattcaaacagaaaggattgataacttttaggccgaaaaaaagtttctcgaaacatatcaacatgggtgctagttttgaagatctcgtcgagacggatttattggtgaaagcgaattttaatttggagttgtcgtttgaaagttaaaacgttttgaattttcaaatttggaaaatattccgctgacatcagcagattcgtctattttgtgcatgcatgcagaactttttctcaatagtctgcaccaggttgataattttatacatttaccattgatcactcaagtacgaagggattgattattcagatagagagggttgataacttttagcccgaaaaaaagtttctcgaaacatatcaacatcggtgctagttttgaagatctcgtcgagacggatttattggtgaaagcgaatcttaatttggagttgtcgtttgaaagttaaaacgttttgaatttacaaatttggaaaagatttcgctgacatcagcagattcgtctatttgtgcatgcatgcagaactttccctcaatagcctgcaccaggttgataattttatacatttaccgttgatcactcaagtacggaggggttgattattcagatagagatggttgataacttttagcccgaaaaaaagtttctcgaaacatatcaacatgggtgctagttttgaagatctcgtcgagaccgaCGCATAGGTGAAAAcagatcttaatttggagttatcgtttgtgagataaaacgttttgaatttttaaatttggaaaagattccgctgacatcagcagattcgtctattttgtgcatgcatgcagaactttccctcaatagtcCGCACCAtgttgataattttatatattcaccgttgatcactcaagtacggaggggttgattattcagatagagagggttgataacttttagcctgaaaaaaagtttgtcgaaacatataaacatgggtgctagttttgaagatatcGACGAGACAGACTCATAGGTGAAAACAGATCTTAAATCGGAGTTGTCGTTTGTGAGATAAaatattttgaattttcaaattgagAAAGATTCTCGCTTTACGTCATCAGATTTGTTCCCTTctacatgcatgcagaactttcctgaAATAGGATATACTACAGTCCAAAACGTTCCTAAAATGGAAAAAAAATTATGTCCTAAACCGATCGCTCAATTTGCTTTGAGCAAACGATCGCTAGCTAGGGTAGCCCGTCTTTACGTGCTCTTTTTCTtgtagtgactgctctcttgtgcACCATTAGGATCCAGGATTCAATGCAAATAATGAGTGTTGATGCACAAGTTGGAGCTCGTCGGTCTACTGAAACAAAATCTAAGCATTACGAACGGTCTTATCGAACCCACTAGTTCGACCAACATGAATCTAACACTAGAGTAGAGTAGAGGAATTTTCCCTTACCTCTATCATGGTAGATGATGGAGATGGCCGGAAGTCGAAGAAGATGTGCACATGCTCCACCGCGGCTGGGCACGACGACCCTGGTACAATGCCGGAGACCGAAGGGAGGCGCTCCTCATCCAGAGCACGGCCAGGGTTAGATGCACGTTTCCAGATCTGGGTCGCTGCAACCCTCGCTGGTGCAAAAATTGGGAAAAGGGAAATGGGGCTAATGGAGAGGGTAACCGAAGAGGGAGGTTAACCCTACCTTTGTTGCGCAACACCGCTCGGATTTCGCCTTCTCCTGCAATGCCGCGGTCGAGCCCCGCGCGAATGCATGTCCCTAGAAAAACGACCAAACTAGACGTTCCTTCCGGGGGCCCATCCTAGAGGTGCTCCAAAACCCGTGATGTGCAACAACGTGGAAACTAGCAGGCATCTAAACGGTCCAAAAACTGCGCCCCACATACGAGCCAATGGCgcgcccttagagcatctccagtcgcgtcccccaaagcgtccccgaaGGGATTTGGGGGACGCCGGCCGAAAAAACGTTCCAATCGCGTGCCCCAAAGGCCACTTCGGTCCGAACGTGCCTCAAATATTGTCCGGCGTCCCTAGCTCATCCCCTGTATATACCAGGGACGCCGGGCACGACTTTTACACTTGCTTTTGTTTGGAG
It includes:
- the LOC139833680 gene encoding uncharacterized protein: MIKPTSNNTPPKIKNSYRWFPKTKYHLNEFIARNRPQNAKELFNLRHSSLRVTIERAFVALKNTFKVLDQKLFHTFDTQLKLVLACCILHNWVLGWSEDDFFEENDTFDEVQTGHGVEAGDNEAWTEKRLNWANTMWEAGGHTTM